The genomic DNA CAAGTATGACGAAGCTCGCCGGCTCTTCCAGTTTCTCGTGCACAACGACCATGCGGAGAGCCGATTCTGGATGGGGCTTGCGGCCTCCTGCCAGCTTTCCGGCAGCCATGAAAAGGCCGTTACCGCCTACAGCATGGCGGCGGTACTCGACGCCACCAATCCCCGCCCGGCTCTGCACGCCGGCGAGTGCTATCTTGCCCTCGGCGACATGAAGAACGCCCGCAAGGCATTCGATGCCGTGGAGTTCATCTGCGGGCTGCCGAGCGCTTCCGCGCACGCAGACCTGCGCAAGCGCGCCACGGCCCTGGCCGTGGCACTGGAACAAGCGAACCCGCAGCCCGTCGGCCCGGCCGATGCGGCGCGCCGGCGGCGGGAAACCCCCGAAAAAGACCGGGCAACACGAATCCCGGAGTAATCCCGATGTCCATAGCCAT from Gemmatimonadota bacterium includes the following:
- a CDS encoding SycD/LcrH family type III secretion system chaperone codes for the protein MEAATDILDTLSENDLLRVEELAKNCLMEGATLADVRGYTEEELEAVYHFAHNAYQQRKYDEARRLFQFLVHNDHAESRFWMGLAASCQLSGSHEKAVTAYSMAAVLDATNPRPALHAGECYLALGDMKNARKAFDAVEFICGLPSASAHADLRKRATALAVALEQANPQPVGPADAARRRRETPEKDRATRIPE